The sequence AGTCTTTGCCCTGCCGGGTTTTTGATGCTTTTGATTTTCCCTTCATCGGCATATTTTCTCAACGTATTTGGATGTAGACCCAGAAATTCGACCGCTTTCCTGAGTGGTATGTATGCCATGTCTTAAACTATAGCATACATTAGCATTTGTCAACAAAACTTACACTGTTGAGTAACCCCCACTTATGTTTGAGCAAAAGTGCAGGGTTTTAGTACCTTAGCCTAGAGTGCTATAACAAGCCCGCTTTAAATTCCAGCACCATCTAAAAACTCTTGAATGGTGCGATCTTTAAGACGGCAATGGGTTGCTGCCAAAACCGAGTATTCTTCATCAATATCGGTTGTCCGTTCTCCAAAGGTTAACTGATTTGAGTCAGGGGAGTAGTCTAATTTGAGAGCCGCTTCTAGTTGATTAGGATCAGTAGAAGATTGTTGTTGCAGTGTTTGGACTTGCTGTTCTAATAGTTCAATCCGATCTACTAACATCCGAATCACCTGGGCTTCTGAGTCAGGAAGACTGCCATGTTCGAGAGGTTCGATCCGAACCCCAGAGCGATAGACAACGCGACCCG comes from Planktothrix sp. FACHB-1365 and encodes:
- a CDS encoding MerR family DNA-binding transcriptional regulator; amino-acid sequence: MAYIPLRKAVEFLGLHPNTLRKYADEGKIKSIKNPAGQRL